Proteins from a single region of Candidatus Dormiibacterota bacterium:
- a CDS encoding non-heme iron oxygenase ferredoxin subunit, giving the protein MSEHRIPGAARIPAGSTQRTELDGLDVLLCNVGGTLYAIEDVCTHDGAPLDQGELDGACIVCPRHGATFDVRSGEALTLPAVLPVATFPVRIDGEDAVVDL; this is encoded by the coding sequence ATGAGCGAGCATCGCATACCGGGAGCCGCCCGAATCCCCGCCGGATCGACGCAACGCACCGAGTTGGACGGGCTCGACGTCTTGCTATGCAACGTCGGCGGAACGCTCTATGCCATCGAAGACGTCTGCACGCACGACGGCGCGCCGCTCGACCAAGGAGAACTCGACGGTGCCTGCATCGTCTGCCCGCGCCACGGCGCAACGTTCGACGTGCGCAGCGGTGAGGCGCTCACGCTTCCGGCGGTACTTCCCGTCGCAACCTTCCCCGTTCGGATCGACGGGGAGGACGCCGTCGTCGATCTATGA
- the rplU gene encoding 50S ribosomal protein L21, with protein sequence MYAIIQTGGKQYKVAEGDIIRCDLLESEVGSDVTFDHVILANTGSDVQIGSPTLSGISVTGTVLRQAKDKKILVFRYKPKKRVRKLNGHRQRFAEVKITKISVA encoded by the coding sequence ATGTACGCGATTATCCAGACCGGCGGCAAGCAGTATAAGGTCGCCGAGGGCGATATCATTCGTTGCGACCTCCTCGAGAGCGAAGTCGGATCGGATGTAACGTTCGACCACGTCATCTTGGCCAACACCGGTTCCGACGTTCAAATCGGCAGCCCGACGCTTTCGGGCATCAGCGTGACCGGCACCGTGCTCCGCCAAGCCAAAGATAAGAAAATTCTCGTCTTCCGCTACAAGCCCAAAAAGCGCGTGCGGAAATTGAACGGCCACCGTCAGCGTTTCGCGGAAGTCAAGATCACCAAAATCAGCGTGGCGTAA
- the sufB gene encoding Fe-S cluster assembly protein SufB: MTTEIQTPQGLDEDYRHGFHDSESKYVFKSDKGLTREIVERISEMKSEPAWMRDFRLKALDIFDSKPMPTWGDTALLSEIDFANIHYFVRSTDRTERSWDDVPDDIKRTFDRLGIPEAERKFLSGVSAQYESEVVYHNVTKELEEQGVFFCDMDTAVKQYPEIVQKYLATVIPIADNKFSALNSAVWSGGSFIYVPPGVEVAMPLQAYFRINAENMGQFERTLIIADKGAKVHYIEGCTAPKFSTSSLHSAVVELIAMEGASIRYTTIQNWYRNIFNLVTKRAIAQKNATVEWVDGNIGSKLTMKYPAIYLMGEGARGEILSMAFAGEGQHQDAGAKVIHAAPNTTSVVTNKSVSAHGGKTTYRGLVEIFPGAVGAKTRVKCDALIMDDQSASDTKPTMKIHEQRSTVEHEASVSKIGEDQLFYAMSRGLSEADATAMIVNGFFDFFVKELPMEYAVELNRLVKMEMEGSVG; this comes from the coding sequence ATGACGACCGAAATTCAGACCCCGCAGGGGCTCGACGAGGACTACCGCCACGGGTTTCACGACTCGGAGAGCAAGTACGTCTTCAAGTCCGATAAGGGCCTGACGCGCGAGATCGTCGAGCGGATCAGCGAGATGAAGAGCGAGCCCGCGTGGATGCGCGACTTCCGCCTCAAAGCGCTGGACATCTTCGATAGCAAACCGATGCCGACGTGGGGCGATACCGCCCTGCTCTCCGAAATCGACTTCGCGAACATCCATTACTTCGTGCGCTCGACCGATCGCACCGAGCGGTCGTGGGACGATGTGCCGGACGATATCAAGCGCACCTTCGACCGCCTAGGCATCCCCGAAGCCGAGCGCAAGTTTCTCTCGGGCGTCTCCGCACAGTACGAATCCGAAGTCGTCTACCACAACGTCACCAAAGAGTTGGAAGAGCAAGGCGTCTTCTTCTGCGATATGGATACGGCGGTCAAGCAATATCCCGAAATCGTTCAGAAGTATCTCGCGACGGTCATTCCGATCGCCGACAACAAATTCTCCGCGCTCAACTCGGCCGTGTGGTCGGGCGGTTCGTTCATCTACGTTCCGCCGGGAGTCGAAGTCGCGATGCCGCTCCAGGCTTACTTCCGCATCAACGCGGAGAACATGGGCCAGTTCGAGCGTACGCTGATCATCGCCGACAAGGGCGCGAAGGTCCACTACATCGAGGGATGCACGGCGCCGAAGTTCTCGACGTCCTCGCTACACAGCGCGGTCGTGGAGCTCATCGCCATGGAAGGCGCTTCGATCCGCTACACCACGATCCAAAATTGGTATCGGAACATCTTCAATCTCGTCACCAAACGCGCGATCGCGCAGAAGAATGCGACCGTCGAATGGGTTGACGGCAACATCGGCTCCAAGCTGACCATGAAGTACCCGGCGATCTACCTGATGGGCGAAGGCGCGCGCGGCGAAATTCTCTCGATGGCGTTCGCCGGCGAAGGCCAGCATCAGGACGCGGGCGCGAAGGTGATCCACGCCGCGCCGAATACCACCTCGGTCGTCACCAACAAGAGCGTCAGCGCGCACGGCGGCAAGACGACGTACCGCGGTTTGGTCGAGATTTTCCCCGGCGCGGTCGGCGCGAAGACCCGCGTAAAGTGCGACGCCCTCATTATGGACGATCAGTCGGCGAGCGATACCAAGCCGACGATGAAGATTCACGAACAGCGCTCGACCGTCGAGCACGAAGCCAGCGTCTCGAAAATCGGCGAGGACCAGCTCTTCTACGCCATGAGCCGCGGCCTCTCGGAAGCGGATGCGACGGCCATGATCGTCAACGGCTTCTTCGACTTCTTCGTCAAGGAGCTGCCGATGGAGTATGCGGTCGAACTCAATCGCCTAGTTAAAATGGAGATGGAGGGTTCGGTCGGCTAG
- the speD gene encoding adenosylmethionine decarboxylase has translation MKALGTHIVCELSGCSTQALTDVDAVREMMVGAANASRATIMEVAFHRFEPQGVSGVVVLAESHISIHTWPETGYAAMDFYTCGDHTDPWLACEFAAKALSATSMLTTEVKRGIAQSSGTFTHVVTRDHETSTLSA, from the coding sequence TTGAAGGCACTCGGTACGCACATTGTGTGTGAGCTGTCTGGGTGTAGCACCCAGGCACTAACAGATGTGGATGCGGTCCGTGAAATGATGGTTGGGGCCGCGAACGCCTCCCGCGCGACGATTATGGAGGTCGCATTCCATCGGTTCGAACCGCAGGGCGTATCCGGCGTGGTCGTCCTCGCCGAATCGCATATCTCGATCCACACCTGGCCGGAGACCGGCTACGCCGCGATGGATTTTTATACATGCGGCGACCATACCGACCCGTGGCTCGCTTGCGAGTTTGCGGCGAAGGCCTTAAGCGCCACCTCGATGCTGACGACCGAAGTCAAACGCGGGATCGCGCAATCGAGCGGCACCTTTACCCACGTGGTCACGCGCGACCACGAAACGAGTACCCTCTCCGCGTAG
- a CDS encoding penicillin acylase family protein, translated as MKTALRLLAALVAVTLLAAAAYTGNVVAGMHDAPQTSGTIAGMGVREPVRILRDGRGVPHIRAQNLHDLFFAQGFVEGSDRLFQLDLTRRYVLGELAEILGSPLLSTDEAARTIPVRTMVARQWDALDTSDRRMLQAFADGVNAAMKHEPTPPEFRLLAYHPKPWRPQDALVVGMATVIDLTDTWNDIANRSLAYNGATPHSAAAAYDAIYPLSDPCYQAPVTQGLAALKPASSACTLSRSLAAAFAPSRAPIGSNEWAAGAAHSLTGRALLANDPHLRLGIPGVWYLVDLQAPGYHAAGATLAGVPGVILGHNDALAWGATNGTVESLSVFDAPPNLPASNWHTERIRVRFGATVVRRYYRSRTLFGARVLGKRLVLVRWNAYVTPRSPLGAFEGLARAASIDGALAALRAYTGPPQNFALADTTGRAAYVLAGQIPDDPAWGRYIHPAADLAKHYPDVPRDALPHVAPSRSAIVWTANNQMYGPGYPYRLSAQFAPPYRAYRIATLLRAHPKYDVNYFASMQMDTLSLPESELARTLLHEDAGGTLRDNDALTKHALNELALWHGHFNPESRGASVVAGYRVTLLSRLAGGMLDLVRRQHVDGFSAYVAAHPKLVREPWSTAGATIVKHPLAALGITFLNGSTLPGDGDPYTIHVQNQGFSQSFRAVWDVGNWDAGGISIPQGESGWPGSGHYTDEASAWITGRLLPLPYSPQAVAAATHERLTLEP; from the coding sequence ATGAAGACCGCGTTACGACTGCTCGCCGCGCTCGTCGCGGTTACGCTTCTCGCGGCCGCGGCGTATACCGGCAACGTGGTCGCCGGTATGCACGACGCGCCGCAAACATCCGGAACGATAGCGGGAATGGGCGTTCGCGAACCGGTGCGGATCCTGCGCGACGGCCGCGGCGTTCCGCATATCCGCGCGCAGAATCTGCACGATCTCTTCTTCGCGCAAGGTTTCGTCGAGGGCAGCGACCGGCTCTTCCAACTCGATCTCACCAGGCGATACGTTCTCGGCGAGCTCGCGGAAATTCTCGGCAGCCCTCTGCTTTCGACAGATGAAGCCGCGCGCACCATTCCCGTTCGGACGATGGTTGCGCGCCAATGGGATGCGCTCGACACAAGCGATCGCAGGATGCTGCAAGCGTTCGCCGACGGGGTGAACGCCGCGATGAAGCACGAACCGACGCCGCCCGAATTTCGTCTCCTCGCCTACCACCCCAAGCCGTGGCGGCCGCAAGACGCACTGGTCGTGGGCATGGCGACGGTCATCGATCTAACCGACACCTGGAACGACATCGCCAACCGCAGTCTCGCGTACAACGGCGCAACGCCTCATTCGGCGGCTGCGGCATACGACGCGATCTACCCGTTGAGCGACCCCTGTTATCAAGCGCCCGTCACGCAAGGGCTGGCGGCGCTCAAGCCCGCGAGTTCTGCTTGCACGCTGAGCCGAAGCCTGGCGGCGGCGTTCGCGCCCTCGCGCGCGCCGATCGGCAGCAATGAATGGGCCGCCGGAGCCGCGCACTCGCTCACCGGTCGCGCCCTGCTCGCCAACGATCCGCATTTGCGTCTGGGAATACCGGGCGTGTGGTATCTCGTCGATTTGCAGGCTCCCGGCTACCACGCGGCCGGAGCGACGCTCGCGGGCGTTCCCGGCGTGATTCTCGGACACAACGACGCGCTCGCATGGGGTGCGACCAACGGTACCGTGGAGTCGCTCTCGGTTTTCGATGCGCCGCCGAATCTGCCCGCGAGCAACTGGCATACCGAGCGTATCCGAGTGCGTTTCGGCGCGACGGTCGTGCGGCGATACTATCGCAGCAGAACGCTGTTCGGCGCCCGCGTTCTGGGCAAACGTCTCGTGCTCGTTCGCTGGAACGCCTACGTTACGCCGCGTTCGCCGTTAGGCGCATTCGAAGGACTCGCGCGTGCCGCTAGTATCGACGGCGCGCTCGCAGCATTGCGCGCCTATACGGGTCCTCCGCAAAACTTCGCACTCGCCGATACCACCGGACGCGCCGCGTACGTTCTGGCGGGCCAAATTCCCGACGATCCGGCGTGGGGGCGATATATCCATCCGGCCGCCGATCTGGCCAAGCACTATCCGGACGTTCCGCGCGACGCACTTCCGCACGTCGCACCGTCGCGCTCGGCGATCGTATGGACCGCGAACAATCAAATGTACGGCCCCGGATACCCCTACCGGTTGAGCGCGCAGTTCGCACCGCCGTATCGCGCCTATCGCATCGCTACGCTCCTGCGCGCCCACCCGAAATACGACGTCAACTATTTTGCTTCGATGCAGATGGATACGCTCTCGCTTCCCGAGAGCGAGCTAGCCCGTACGTTACTCCACGAGGACGCCGGCGGCACGCTGCGCGACAACGACGCGCTAACGAAGCATGCATTGAACGAACTCGCGCTTTGGCACGGGCATTTCAACCCGGAGTCGCGCGGCGCCAGCGTCGTCGCCGGCTATCGCGTCACGCTCCTTTCGCGGCTCGCCGGCGGAATGCTCGACCTCGTGCGCAGGCAACACGTGGACGGGTTCTCCGCCTACGTCGCCGCACACCCGAAGCTCGTGCGAGAGCCCTGGAGCACCGCCGGTGCAACCATCGTCAAGCATCCCCTGGCGGCGCTGGGCATCACCTTTCTGAACGGCTCGACGCTACCGGGCGACGGCGACCCCTACACGATTCACGTGCAAAACCAAGGCTTCTCACAATCGTTCCGTGCCGTTTGGGATGTCGGCAACTGGGATGCGGGCGGGATTTCGATTCCGCAGGGCGAGTCCGGCTGGCCCGGCTCCGGCCACTACACCGACGAAGCGAGCGCTTGGATCACCGGAAGGCTGTTGCCGCTGCCATATTCGCCCCAGGCGGTCGCGGCCGCAACCCACGAGCGGCTCACGCTGGAGCCTTAG